AGGACGGAATTTTAAAACTTTACTTTCTTTTGCATCCGCTACATAAGCAATGACATAAAAATAAAAGCATTTTGTTTAGGATTTGACAACTGTTAATTTTATTTTGTAACATTATCAAATAACTTAATAGGGACAATGTCCCAAAAACCGTTGATGTGGAGATAACGGTAATTGTGCAGTTACAGAGAGCGGGCGCAGCTGAGATTCCCGTACAACGCAGATTATCAAATGGACCACAGAGGGCGCGGTCAAAGAAAGCGAAAGCTTTTTAGTATTCCGCGACGTAACGTGTACGTTAATTACGAGGAATATTCCGAAACGTTTTGTTTCCAGTATTCTACAAAGAGTGCGGCAACGGCAAATTATAGTCGTTTTTCCGCAAAGCAAGGTGGCACCGCGGATAAATTCAAATCCGTCCTTGACATAATATTTTATGTTTTGGACGGATTTTTTATTTTTGGAGATTCCTTAATGATTAAGATGAATTTCAGACGATGGCGTTTTTTAAAAGCGTAATATGTACAGTACGCATTTTGCATTTTGTTTTATGTATTTTACGGATAAATGGGAGGAAAAATGCTAAAACCTTCAATTGAAGAAGTTAAACGATATATTAAAGATTACAATGCGTTTCCAGTATATAAAGAAATTTTTTCTGATATTAAAACGTCGGTTGGAATTCTTAGAAATTTTATGGAAGAAAATAAGAAATGTTATCTGCTTGAAAGCGTCGAAAGCACAGAAAACTGGGGACGCTATTCGTTTTTAGGCTGTGATCCTAAACTTACGATTAAATGTAATGATGGCAAAATCGTTGTTGATGATGGAAAGCGGTGCGAAATTGAGACTTTGAAACCTGAAACTGTGCTCAGAGATATTTTGTCGCGTTACAGAAGTCCGCAGATAAAATCTCTGCCGCCTTTTACGGGAGGGCTGGTGGGTTATTTTTCTTATGACTATATAAAATATATCGAAAAATCTTTAAAGCTTGACAATATAAATGCTGAAAATTTTGATGATTTGTATCTTATGCTTTTCGATAAAGTTATTGCTATAGATCATCTTAAACAGAAGATTTTTATAATAGTGAACGTCTTGACAGATAATTTTGAAACAAATTATGCAAATGCCGAAACTGAGATAGAACGGCTGGAACGGTTGATAAAAAAAGAGTCTGGCAGTGTCGATGCAAAATCCGAACTCAAAACTGATTTAAGAATTCTTCACAACAAAGAAGAATTCTGCAAAATGGTAAGCGAAATAAAACGGCATATATATGAAGGAGACATTTTTCAGGCAGTAATATCTAACGGCATAGAGGGTGACTTCAATGGGACCCTTTTTGAAACTTATAGAGTTTTAAGAACGGTAAATCCGTCGCCTTACATGTTTTACTGCAATTTCGGCGATTCTGAAATTGCCGGCGCTTCGCCGGAAACACTTATAACTCTAAAAGACAGCGAACTTACTAATTATGCTCTTGCAGGAACCTGTAAACGCGGCAAAACCATTGAAGAAGACGAACAGCTCACAGCAGACTTGCTCAAAGATGAAAAAGAGCTTTCAGAACATAATATGCTTGTGGATTTGGGACGAAACGATTTGGGAAAAGTAAGCGAATTCGGCAGTGTTAAAGTTGTGGAATATATGAAGATATTAAAATTTTCGCATGTTTCGCATATAGCTTCGATAATCAAAGGAAAACTAAAAACTGGTTATGACCAGTTTGACGCCGTATCCGCTGTGCTTCCTGCCGGAACGCTTTCGGGGACGCCTAAAATTAAAGCATGCGAAATAATCAATTCCCTTGAAAAACACAAACGCGGAACTTATGGAGGCGCCGTTGGATATATTGATTTTACCGGAAATATGGATATGTGTATAGCCATAAGAATGGCAAAACTGCAAAATGGAAAAATTTATATACAGGCTGGAGCCGGCATTGTCGCTGAAAGTGATCCTGAAAAAGAGTTTCAGGAATGTTTAAATAAAGCGCAGGCGATGATTGAAGCGCTGCAAACCGCTTCTGGAAATTGATGATACCGCTGAAATAATGGAGGAAAGCATGATTTTAATAATAGATAATTATGACAGTTTCTCTTATAACCTTTACCAGTACGTAGGAATAATAAATGACGATGTTAAAGTGATAAAAAACGATGAGATGACGATTGAAGAAATGGAAAAATTAAATGTTTCACATCTTATTTTTTCGCCCGGGCCGGGACGTCCGTCAGATGCGGGCCGTAGCGAAGAAGCGATACTTTATTTTAAAGACAAAAAACCGATACTCGGCATTTGTCTTGGACATCAGGCGATATGCGAAGTTTTCGGCGCAAAAATTACTTATGCAAAAACTCTTTTTCACGGAAAAACAAGCAATGTACAGATAGCGAACGGCAGTCCGATTTTTAAAGGACTGCCGCCGGTATTAAAAACCGCCAGATACCACTCTTTAATTGCCGACAGAGCAACGCTTTCGGATGAACTGCTTGTTATAGCTGAAGATGAAGAAGGGCAGGTTATGGGCGTAAAGCACTGTGATTATAATTTGTACGGACTTCAGTTTCATCCTGAATCCGTGCTTACGCAGAAAGGAATGACCATAATAGAAAATTTTTTAAATCTTGAAAGGGGAGGCAGCAGTGATACGGGAATCAATATACGAAATAGTTAACAGACAGAATCTTTCAATAGAAAATACTAAAATGGTTATGAATGAAATTATGGACGGCAAAGCCACAGATGCTCAGATTGCTTCTTTTTTAACGTCGATGAGGCTCAAAGGGGAAACTATAGAAGAAATAACTGCATGTGCAATGGTTATGAGAGAAAAATGCCAGAGACTTAACCCGAAAACCGACGTGTTGGATATTGTTGGCACGGGGGGAGACGAACTTGCGACGTTCAATATTTCTACTGTTTCATCTTTTATAATCGCGGCCGCCGGCGTGCCAGTAGCCAAGCATGGCAACAGAAGTGTATCAAGCAAATGCGGAAGTGCGGATTTACTTGAAGCTTTGGGAGCAAACATAATGCTTGCTCCGACGCAATGCGATTTTGTGCTTGAAAAAACTGGAATATGTTTTCTTATGGCACAGACTTTTCATTCCTCGATGAAATATGTGGCAAAAGTGAGAAAAGAACTGGGGATAAGAACCATATTTAATATTTTAGGTCCGCTGGCAAATCCCGCCAAAGCAAAATACGAACTTATAGGTGTGTACGATGAAAATCTTGTTGAACCTATGGCGAGGGTGCTGGCAAATCTCGGTGTCAAAAGAGCTATGGTAGTACATGGCCACGATGGGCTTGATGAAGTTACGCTCTCAGATACCACAACAATATGTGAAGTAAACGATGGAAAATTAAACAGCTTTTTTATAACTCCGGAACAGTTTGGGCTTCAAAGATGTTCTCTTTACGAACTGATAGGTGGAAGTCCGCAGGAAAATAAAGAGATAGCACTGAATATTTTGAAAGGCGAAACAGGTGCAAAAAGAGATATAGTTCTGCTAAATTCTGCAATATGCCTTTATATGTTTTACAATAATGTAAC
Above is a genomic segment from Candidatus Endomicrobium procryptotermitis containing:
- a CDS encoding aminodeoxychorismate/anthranilate synthase component II → MILIIDNYDSFSYNLYQYVGIINDDVKVIKNDEMTIEEMEKLNVSHLIFSPGPGRPSDAGRSEEAILYFKDKKPILGICLGHQAICEVFGAKITYAKTLFHGKTSNVQIANGSPIFKGLPPVLKTARYHSLIADRATLSDELLVIAEDEEGQVMGVKHCDYNLYGLQFHPESVLTQKGMTIIENFLNLERGGSSDTGINIRNS
- the trpD gene encoding anthranilate phosphoribosyltransferase; protein product: MIRESIYEIVNRQNLSIENTKMVMNEIMDGKATDAQIASFLTSMRLKGETIEEITACAMVMREKCQRLNPKTDVLDIVGTGGDELATFNISTVSSFIIAAAGVPVAKHGNRSVSSKCGSADLLEALGANIMLAPTQCDFVLEKTGICFLMAQTFHSSMKYVAKVRKELGIRTIFNILGPLANPAKAKYELIGVYDENLVEPMARVLANLGVKRAMVVHGHDGLDEVTLSDTTTICEVNDGKLNSFFITPEQFGLQRCSLYELIGGSPQENKEIALNILKGETGAKRDIVLLNSAICLYMFYNNVTLKECLKIAREMIDSGKALNKLEEFIKVSNEAAK
- a CDS encoding anthranilate synthase component I family protein — encoded protein: MLKPSIEEVKRYIKDYNAFPVYKEIFSDIKTSVGILRNFMEENKKCYLLESVESTENWGRYSFLGCDPKLTIKCNDGKIVVDDGKRCEIETLKPETVLRDILSRYRSPQIKSLPPFTGGLVGYFSYDYIKYIEKSLKLDNINAENFDDLYLMLFDKVIAIDHLKQKIFIIVNVLTDNFETNYANAETEIERLERLIKKESGSVDAKSELKTDLRILHNKEEFCKMVSEIKRHIYEGDIFQAVISNGIEGDFNGTLFETYRVLRTVNPSPYMFYCNFGDSEIAGASPETLITLKDSELTNYALAGTCKRGKTIEEDEQLTADLLKDEKELSEHNMLVDLGRNDLGKVSEFGSVKVVEYMKILKFSHVSHIASIIKGKLKTGYDQFDAVSAVLPAGTLSGTPKIKACEIINSLEKHKRGTYGGAVGYIDFTGNMDMCIAIRMAKLQNGKIYIQAGAGIVAESDPEKEFQECLNKAQAMIEALQTASGN